A region of the Deltaproteobacteria bacterium genome:
CAATACAACAATAGCTGGCAGCCTGCCAGATTAGCCTCAGCTCACTCCTTCGTAAAGTTTGCGACGCACAAAAAGATCGACAAGGTCGGCGTCGAGCTTGCCCTTCGCTGCTTCCTCTTCGAGAAGTTTTATCGCTTCTTCGGCCCGCATGGCACCGCGGTACGGACGGTCGGTAGCGGTCAGGGCGTCGTACATGTCGGCCAGCCCAAGAATGCGCGCCTGAATCATGATGTCAGGAGCCTTGAGTCCTAGAGGATAGCCGGAGCCGTCCAGTTTTTCATGGTGGGCGGCAGCAATGAGAGGTATTCGCTCGAGATCTCTGGTAAAAGGAATCTTGTTGATGATGTTCAGGGTGTGGAGTACATGATTCTGAATCTCCTGGTACTCTTCTGTTGTCAGGTTACCCTCTGCTACCGTCAGATGGTGCACCTCTTCTTCAGTGAGGTAGGGGTTCTGCTGTCCCCTGGCATCTCTGTATGTTTTCTTGCCAATAGCCAGAATTCTTGCCGCCTGCTCGGGGCTGATGCTCCTGCAACAATTGATGTGGCGAATGAAGCGGAGATCCTCCTCCACCTCAGCCACAACCCTGTCCACCTCTGCTCTTACAGCTTGTTGCTCGAGTTCGTGGTGGTGCTGCCTCTCAACCTCGCGTATACGCGCCAGCTTTATGGCCTCGAAACGGCTGACAATAAGATCCAGCGCCGCCGGGGAAAGCCTGTCCACCCTTTCCAGCACCTCTTCTCTGACACCAATTTTACCTATATCGTGGAGCCAGGCCGCATAGTGCAGTTCTTCCATCTCCTGCTTATTGAAATAGACATCAGCCAGAGGCCCTTCTGACTCCTGGTTAACTGCCCGGGCAAGACGGAGACAATAGGTGGCCACCCGACGCGAATGTCCTGCAGTGTGAGGGCTGCGAGCGTCTATGGCTGAAGCTGAATAGCGCACCAGAGCAGCAAATACATCGTGGATGGCTCTGATGAGCTTGGCATTGCGGATGGCCACTGCCGCCTGAGACGCCAGAGAGGCCACCAGTTCCTCCTGTTCCGGCTCGAATACTGTTACCCGGCCATGGCTGTCCAGGGAGTTGATGAGCTGCAGGACACCGATGATCTCATTCTCGTGATCGCGCATGGGCACCGTCAGCATGGAGCGGGTTCGATAATTGTTTCGCTCGTCAAAGGTAGGATTGAAGCGGTACTCTTCCTTACCTGAGAGCTTGTAGGCGTCAGGAATGTTGAGCAGTGTCCCATTGATGGCCACGTAGCCGGCAATGCTGCTGGTATCCAGAGGGATGGGAAAGGGGCGAAAGGCCTCGGGCAAGACATTGTTGCGACTGGCGAGGGTATCGTTCTGGGCCACTTCGAAGCGGAGTTGATTCCCCGCTTTGA
Encoded here:
- a CDS encoding GAF domain-containing protein, encoding MIHSLKEQIRKLNQIGIALSSETHLPSLLDLIVREVRNFTRADAGSLYIKAGNQLRFEVAQNDTLASRNNVLPEAFRPFPIPLDTSSIAGYVAINGTLLNIPDAYKLSGKEEYRFNPTFDERNNYRTRSMLTVPMRDHENEIIGVLQLINSLDSHGRVTVFEPEQEELVASLASQAAVAIRNAKLIRAIHDVFAALVRYSASAIDARSPHTAGHSRRVATYCLRLARAVNQESEGPLADVYFNKQEMEELHYAAWLHDIGKIGVREEVLERVDRLSPAALDLIVSRFEAIKLARIREVERQHHHELEQQAVRAEVDRVVAEVEEDLRFIRHINCCRSISPEQAARILAIGKKTYRDARGQQNPYLTEEEVHHLTVAEGNLTTEEYQEIQNHVLHTLNIINKIPFTRDLERIPLIAAAHHEKLDGSGYPLGLKAPDIMIQARILGLADMYDALTATDRPYRGAMRAEEAIKLLEEEAAKGKLDADLVDLFVRRKLYEGVS